Proteins co-encoded in one Prevotella sp. E13-27 genomic window:
- a CDS encoding phosphoribosylaminoimidazolecarboxamide formyltransferase encodes MSYLCSRKRFFPLSTMKELALKYGCNPNQKPSRIFMNEGAELPLEVLNGRPGYINFLDALNAWQLVRELKEATGMPAAASFKHVSPAGAAVGLPLSDTLKIIYFVDDIKGLDDSPIACAYARARGADRMSSYGDFIALSDTCDETTALIIKREVSDGVIAPDYTPEALQILKEKRKGTYNVIKMDTNYRPEPIERKQVFGITFEQGRNEIKLDDPALFENIPTQNKTFTEAARRDLIIALITLKYTQSNSVCYVKDGQAIGIGAGQQSRIHCTRLAGQKADIWWLRQHPKVMSLPFIDGIRRADRDNTIDVYISEDEHDDVLRDGAWQQFFKTKPEVLTKEEKLDWIAKNTKVALGSDAFFPFGDNIERAHKSGVEFIAQAGGSVRDDHVIMTCDKYGIAMTFTGVRLFHH; translated from the coding sequence ATAAGCTACCTTTGCAGCCGGAAACGATTTTTTCCCTTATCAACAATGAAAGAGTTAGCACTGAAGTACGGATGCAATCCGAACCAGAAACCTTCCCGAATCTTTATGAACGAGGGCGCTGAACTGCCCCTCGAAGTGTTAAACGGCCGTCCTGGCTACATCAACTTCCTTGATGCGCTGAACGCATGGCAGCTTGTCAGAGAGCTGAAAGAAGCCACAGGCATGCCTGCCGCTGCATCGTTCAAGCACGTGAGCCCAGCAGGTGCTGCCGTAGGACTGCCACTGAGCGACACCTTGAAAATAATCTACTTTGTAGATGACATCAAGGGACTTGACGACTCACCAATAGCATGTGCATACGCCCGTGCACGTGGTGCCGACCGCATGTCGAGCTACGGTGACTTCATAGCACTAAGCGACACATGTGACGAGACCACTGCCCTCATCATCAAGCGCGAGGTGAGCGACGGTGTTATTGCCCCCGACTACACCCCCGAGGCACTTCAGATACTGAAAGAGAAGCGCAAGGGCACATACAACGTGATAAAGATGGACACCAACTACCGCCCTGAGCCAATAGAGCGCAAGCAGGTGTTCGGCATTACCTTCGAACAGGGACGCAACGAGATAAAGCTTGACGACCCAGCATTGTTCGAGAACATTCCCACGCAGAACAAGACATTCACCGAGGCAGCCCGCCGCGACCTCATCATAGCCCTCATAACACTGAAATATACTCAGTCAAACTCAGTGTGCTACGTGAAGGACGGACAGGCAATAGGCATCGGAGCCGGTCAGCAGAGCCGTATCCACTGCACACGTCTGGCAGGACAGAAGGCTGACATTTGGTGGCTGCGTCAGCACCCGAAAGTGATGTCATTGCCTTTCATTGACGGCATTCGCCGCGCTGACCGTGACAACACCATCGACGTATATATCTCAGAAGACGAGCACGACGACGTGCTACGCGACGGTGCATGGCAGCAGTTCTTCAAGACCAAGCCAGAAGTACTCACCAAGGAAGAAAAGCTGGACTGGATAGCCAAGAACACAAAGGTGGCCCTGGGCTCAGACGCTTTCTTCCCCTTCGGCGACAACATTGAGCGCGCCCATAAGAGTGGTGTGGAGTTCATTGCTCAGGCAGGTGGCTCTGTCCGCGACGACCATGTCATCATGACATGCGACAAGTACGGCATTGCCATGACGTTCACAGGCGTACGTCTGTTCCATCATTAA